CCTGTTTGGCTACCATGTCATATAATTTAGACCGTCCGATACCCAATATGAGCATTACCTCTTTGAAAGGTATTAGTCTTTTCTTTTCTTCCTCTACTTTTTGATTTTTAAGTTCGTTAATTTCAGAAATAATAACTTTAAACATCTGGCGAAGTTCTTCGACTTCAGGATTAAAGTTTTCCTTATTTAAATTATTTAAATCTAAAGACTGCGGTTGTATATTAGTTTCCATTTTCAATAAAATCCTTTAAAATTAAAGACTTAATAATATATTTCAAAAAACTAACTTGAATTTGTGAAATCTTGTCATCTGGATTGTTTTTGGATATTTTTACTGCTTCTATATATTTAAAAAGCGTCGCATTAATTTCTGGATTAATTATTTTTTTGGCTTGCATTTTCAACCTCATCATTTTTAATATTTTCAGGGTATAGCAAATCTATTACTGTTATTTTGTTGTTAGTTATAATTTCAATTTTTTTTGCA
This DNA window, taken from Candidatus Acidulodesulfobacterium acidiphilum, encodes the following:
- a CDS encoding DNA-binding protein, producing the protein METNIQPQSLDLNNLNKENFNPEVEELRQMFKVIISEINELKNQKVEEEKKRLIPFKEVMLILGIGRSKLYDMVAKQEIPSVRIDGSIKFDREDIEKFIQEKKKEKFSFQINVGELRGKKYIKNKK